From Podospora bellae-mahoneyi strain CBS 112042 chromosome 3, whole genome shotgun sequence, the proteins below share one genomic window:
- a CDS encoding hypothetical protein (COG:K; EggNog:ENOG503NXED): MSKEQLFQLLPMPDDGLQQVLEYAATLSKQEAAEHFSNMLGDSPQVVEFISTFNARRSDPKAPPPPRNAPTSTPTYSSASTTQNSTQNSEADGVPKPHRGPKKKKANIHTPPPRQVASFALGPGTVYSKKDSQDEYISARSGASTPSHATSGPSKPPPTKTATPPPTQTSKPPPSALGSLVSDLGQPKSKNKSNPTSRTSTPGPSSSKNNNGNTVKVTITGGVAMHGSSTVLSDLDQAIRSLEITTNPSHSTNSAEGVAARRCNCVGTRHPPLAAAPNCLHCGKVICIKEGPGPCTFCGQPLLSSAEIQSMIKELRADRGREKMAADREAHKKAEVAGTPRPYTKTRDPTIAEAQALAHRDKLLAFQAQNAQRTTVRDEAADFDATVGGSMWATPEERALALKKQQKLLREMEWNAKPEYEKRQQVVSIDLTGRKVFKKMAKIERPPTPVDDVEDDYGYEAPILQGTHVSKGQGGAFSKNPLLSGVIRPVYDLEGKGEELEGRKDRATKWRRVQDDLENNEEVILDGGIYGGGQAARVGAVGDEPECG; the protein is encoded by the coding sequence ATGTCGAAAGAACAGCTTTTCCAACTGCTGCCGATGCCAGACGATGGCCTGCAACAAGTCCTCGAATATGCCGCCACCCTTTCCAAGCAAGAAGCTGCTGAACATTTCTCCAACATGCTCGGCGACTCGCCCCAAGTCGTCGAGTTCATTTCGACATTCAACGCACGACGAAGCGATCCAaaagcaccaccgccaccaagAAACGCTCCCACGTCCACGCCCACGTACTCTTCCGCATCGACCACCCAAAACTCAACACAAAACTCTGAAGCTGACGGCGTCCCAAAGCCCCATCGAGgtcccaagaagaagaaagcaaaTATCCATACCCCGCCCCCTAGACAAGTCGCCTCGTTTGCGCTTGGGCCAGGAACTGTCTACAGCAAGAAGGACTCGCAAGATGAATACATCTCAGCACGATCAGGCGCTTCGACACCCTCACACGCCACCAGTGGTCCcagcaaaccaccacccaccaagaCTGCCACACCTCCTCCGACCCAGACCTCgaagcctcctccctccgcgTTAGGCTCCCTAGTGTCGGACCTCGGGCAACCCAAGTCCAAAAACAAATCCAACCCTACCTCACGGACTTCGACACCCGGACCATCGTCATCGAAGAATAACAATGGGAATACGGTCAAGGTCACCATCACAGGAGGCGTGGCGATGCATGGCTCGTCTACGGTCCTGAGCGACCTCGACCAAGCCATTCGGTCTCTCGAGATCACCACCAATCCCTCACACTCAACAAATAGCGCCGAAGGTGTGGCGGCACGACGGTGTAATTGCGTTGGTACAAgacatcctcctctggcAGCAGCCCCGAACTGCCTTCATTGTGGCAAAGTTATCTGCATCAAGGAAGGGCCCGGACCATGTACATTTTGCGGGCAACCATTGTTGAGCTCGGCTGAGATACAAAGCATGATCAAGGAGCTTAGGGCAGACAGAGGACGTGAGAAGATGGCAGCAGATCGGGAAGCGCATAAGAAGGCCGAGGTTGCAGGGACCCCACGGCCGTATACCAAAACCAGAGATCCCACCATCGCCGAAGCGCAAGCTCTAGCTCACCGGGACAAGCTGCTAGCATTCCAAGCTCAAAATGCCCAACGAACGACGGTACGGGACGAGGCAGCTGACTTTGATGCCACTGTGGGAGGAAGCATGTGGGCCACCCCAGAAGAAAGGGCGTTGGCGTTGaagaaacaacaaaagcTCCTTCGAGAAATGGAATGGAACGCTAAGCCTGAATACGAGAAGCGCCAGCAAGTCGTGAGCATTGATCTCACAGGGCGTAAAGTGTTCAAGAAGATGGCCAAAATTGAGAGACCCCCAACgcctgttgatgatgtcgaagATGACTATGGCTATGAAGCTCCCATCTTGCAAGGCACCCACGTGAGCAAGGGGCAAGGCGGCGCTTTCAGCAAGAACCCATTATTGAGCGGAGTAATACGGCCGGTCTACGATTTGGAGGGCAAgggcgaggagcttgaaggTAGGAAGGACAGGGCCACCAAATGGCGAAGAGTCCAAGATGATTTGGAGAACAACGAGGAAGTCATTCTCGATGGCGGCATTTACGGTGGGGGTCAAGCCGCCAGAGTGGGAGCAGTTGGCGATGAGCCAGAGTGTGGTTAG
- a CDS encoding hypothetical protein (COG:P; EggNog:ENOG503NZSD): protein MVAEGGTDGGFQAYHEPHVIEILILVSFFLFLALSDWLADKIFRAGLIGQIIVGLVYGVPLANILEINWRETFLALGYAFIVGTALCSTSLGTTFVIINSASNATDYSQTRIGTVLISAAVLDDVCGLVLVSVIHQPRGIAEDGDVNLGWIIGRPVLASGLLAILTPLVAKFVAGPLFRRFLEKPLSKFKHTANILLMTVVLCAFLAITAFAGASMLFGAFLAGAFLSSIPSKEKTPSEPETTSFVTTFEYYLSGPQKFILQPLFFASIGFAIPFGELWTGEVIWKGLVFTILMVLSKLVVGLVVPAWDMFSAVGFPKPAPPANERMSASWAPATLLGTAMVARGEIGLLIIQIGLNETPFLTRKAFVVDVWAIVLNTIIGPVSVGMLLKKVGDQIATDKMWGIQSKPRDIDVESVMAPEQPGQDGRLPEGKGEESIGGV, encoded by the exons ATGGTGGCCGAAGGAGGCACCGATGGAGGTTTCCAGGCGTATCATGAGCCTCATG TCATCGAGattctcatcctcgtctccttctttctcttcctaGCCCTGTCCGACTGGCTAGCCGACAAGATATTTCGCGCGGGCCTAATTGGTCAAATCATCGTTGGTCTTGTCTACGGTGTCCCCTTGGCCAATATTCTCGAGATCAACTGGCGGGAGACGTTTTTAGCCCTGGGATAC GCCTTCATCGTCGGCACGGCTCTTTGTTCCACCTCACTCGGCACCACCTTTGTTATCATCAACAGTGCCTCCAACGCTACTGACTACTCTCAAACTCGCATCGGAACTGTTCTCATCAGCGCCGCGGTTCTCGATGACGTTTGTGGCCTCGTCTTGGTGAGCGTCATCCACCAGCCTCGGGGCATAGCAGAAGATGGTGATGTCAACCTTGGATGGATCATTGGCCGACCGGTGCTGGCAAGTGGCTTGCTCGCAATCTTGACCCCCCTGGTTGCCAAATTTGTCGCAGGTCCTCTGTTTCGCCGGTTTCTGGAGAAGCCCCTGTCAAAGTTCAAGCATACCGCCAACATTCTCCTGATGACGGTTGTTCTGTGTGCCTTTCTGGCCATAACCGCTTTTGCAGGCGCATCAATGCTGTTTGGAGCCTTTCTCGCCGGCGCATTCCTCAGCAGCATACCTAGCAAGGAAAAGACCCCCTCTGAGCCAGAAACGACCTCCTTTGTGACCACATTCGAATACTACCTCAGTGGGCCCCAAAAGTTCATCCTACAGCCCTTATTCTTCGCCAGCATCGGCTTCGCGATCCCGTTTGGAGAGCTTTGGACCGGCGAGGTGATCTGGAAAGGGCTGGTTTTCACCATCCTGATGGTCTTGAGCAAGCTGGTCGTTGGTCTGGTCGTCCCAGCTTGGGACATGTTCTCAGCTGTGGGATTTCCCAAGCCAGCACCGCCTGCGAACGAGAGGATGAGCGCGAGCTGGGCGCCGGCGACCCTGCTTGGCACGGCCATGGTCGCGCGTGGGGAGATCGGGCTGCTGATCATCCAAATCGGCCTCAACGAGACACCCTTCCTAACGCGCAAGGCGTTTGTGGTTGACGTTTGGGCCATTGTGCTCAATACCATCATTGGCCCTGTGTCGGTGGGtatgttgttgaagaaggttgGCGACCAGATAGCCACTGACAAGATGTGGGGGATTCAGTCCAAGCCCCGAGATATCGATGTCGAGTCGGTGATGGCGCCGGAACAGCCTGGTCAAGATGGTAGACTTCCCGaagggaaaggagaagagagcaTAGGTGGCGTTTAG
- a CDS encoding hypothetical protein (EggNog:ENOG503NZSE; COG:S), with product MGGLDKIASRVSGDEKYASEYDFAMPIYELIGASHDGHFRFVSDVFRGFFFVNTLVQDLATISINGTATPKLTTYLSGTSSNGTLAGSQLPPAIVQINGKDAVDVLMKQQLRFSDFQSLDALWNAGMPSYAGPHHRTLLTNSMDYQGQNLTLTYVNGQEVTVEPVAIVRMGANFTDVRTGEGFYTLFCDPDASIDVEPPATTEVPPQFPTSTRTDTAASDVSSTNTLPPLSPTISNYPWPAVRDNGSNITSGYCLNGTGYDDIVVLALSEFSPPDMDPMAYLVDFQATIANLLAKSREQTFSANNIRETLSVVQISNVSSADAVEIKNLDANTFDEINPNEPARFKALSSLHENSMVEQLIPGHLFSPITGLNLTTSDALLGQ from the exons ATGGGTGGTTTAGACAAGATCGCCAGCAGAGTATCTGGGGATGAGAAATATGCCAGCGAATACGACTTTGCCATGCCCATCTATGAACTCATTGGTGCTTCCCATGACGGCCATTTCAGGTTTGTTTCCGATGTCTTCAGGGGTTTCTTCTTTGTGAATACCCTAGTGCAGGATCTTGCCACGATCAGTATAAACGGAACCGCGACTCCTAAACTTACCACTTAT CTATCTGGCACTAGCTCAAATGGGACGCTGGCTGGAAGCCAACTCCCACCCGCGATTGTTCAAATCAATGGAAAGGACGCTGTAGATGTTTTGATGAAACAGCAGCTTCGTTTTTCAGACTTCCAAAGTCTTGATGCTTTGTGGAATGCCGGAATGCCCTCTTACGCCggtcctcatcatcgcaCTTTGCTTACAAACTCGATGGATTACCAGGGACAAAACCTAACCTTGACCTATGTAAATGGTCAGGAAGTCACGGTAGAGCCCGTTGCCATTGTTCGAATGGGAGCAAACTTCACTGATGTGCGAACTGGCGAAGGCTTTTACACACTTTTCTGTGATCCGGACGCTTCGATAGATGTTgaaccaccagcaacaaccgaAGTGCCGCCACAATTTCCAACTTCGACCAGGACCGATACCGCCGCAAGCGATGTGTCCAGTACAAATACCCTGCCGCCTCTCTCCCCAACAATTAGCAACTATCCTTGGCCAGCTGTTAGAGACAATGGTTCCAACATAACCTCCGGCTACTGTCTGAACGGGACGGGATACGACGATATAGTTGTGCTTGCCCTTTCGGAATTCTCCCCGCCTGATATGGATCCTATGGCATACTTGGTGGATTTTCAAGCTACCATCGCCAACCTCCTTGCGAAGTCCCGAGAGCAGA CCTTCAGTGCCAACAACATACGCGAAACCCTGTCCGTCGTCCAAATATCGAACGTCTCGAGTGCCGACGCAGTGGAAATCAAAAACTTGGACGCCAACACGTTCGACGAAATCAACCCTAATGAGCCCGCCCGCTTCAAAGCCCTGAGCAGCCTCCACGAAAACAGCATGGTTGAACAGCTCATCCCCGGTCATCTTTTCTCCCCTATAACcggcctcaacctcaccactTCCGATGCCCTTCTCGGCCAGTAA
- the HST3 gene encoding NAD-dependent deacetylase hst3 (COG:B; COG:K; EggNog:ENOG503NV2F) gives MPTTHVEPGSEALLEEIANSLWKSKKVVVITGAGISTNSGIPDFRSENGLYSLIQAQFDAAEKQQDHPSSASDASDSSSEERPTKRRRASHDLSRPINGTKLSGQWPHNTAQNTINSEKGHGAASVNPESSDPTDDDPLAQPATPRDSSGPQEDVTLRDVENSEHAPGPPTVESANASFGAEKPVEPPLSRGLTPLPSPRLKVPEGCPEITPGRIMMGPGPSFTSSPPSVPVDAPRFRSRTDMLAHTRSSSPLSSPPPISYDPYQESPEGSSCSSSGSSSRSESEEPSSVSTPLLTSQTSYASSGRMSLPHMKGKDLFDAQIWSCPLKTSVFYTFATTLRNKVRTAQPTNSHRFVSVLRDSRKLVRCYTQNIDQLEERVGLSTSLTLGAGSRYRFSARAGRSSAVSRSLLKGPEVSDLSGDGCSQQDSEQPPASQTELESQELKDESGSGEPEGKQEHDGSGSDSSQAVPSSSQPPSSQPAPSGPKRGVECVFLHGSLAELRCFVCAKTATWEDERQAETLAGRQPTCPHCAGATAAREEKGKRALGVGKLRPDIVLYGEEHPHAHLISPLVQHDLSLGPDMLLILGTSMRVHGLKVLVREFAKAVHDRGGKVVFVNFTKPPESVWADVLDFWVQWDCDAWVEDLQHRKPALWLPPGTVLPDQVKVKGAKGPRRQSGGETGKRKEPADTASKKRKEVDGPNRKKQKREIDEVADSVIVALDPADVREPSPPPALEVPVIPVTPPVPSPPTAPPVRPEVVREIPRLRPEAPPRPREMAMTTDRLPPPIPLPGPSPLSMSMTISPPPKPTRSAPPSPPAAPVIPELKPIPRRPANRVVAREPKLNPDAKRPASIRDHKLNGAYLTFKILGDLKRITGEPPVAFYTPSPSPVASRPKPKRARKSAPSALQGVGLESVDSTLMMEDDVGANDSRDQAHESSEVKDERVTNPMDGAVGVPDIPVSQAVSSISAMVKSRRRKRTAWRMIRGVETQVSLDDNGEVVLPLPLPHTAATFRPLPSPSFRALPEPRTTPVASPVTCQPSSNPFASIENGFQDTDRLIDKLREQSRPSTPLRFQFPPLNIPAPTEQSPPKLETLEPKVTSPGPLTANNVMSPIFAKPRNPFFFADPLAGGLAFPPTWHQHQFHHHQATTSMERTTSQQSATSHQKRGSWNPEDQLRQEEREREVAMMLTMMSNSHGMGYAGV, from the exons ATGCCAACAACACACGTTGAGCCGGGGTCGGAAGCCCTGCTCGAGGAGATAGCCAATTCGTTATGGAAATCCAAGAAAGTTGTCGTTATCACGGGCGCCGGCATCAGCACAAACTCGGGCATTCCG GATTTCCGCTCAGAGAACGGTCTGTATTCTTTGATCCAAGCACAGTTCGATGCTGCCGAAAAGCAACAAGATCACCCCTCGAGCGCTAGCGACGCGTCAGACTCTTCATCAGAAGAGCGTCCGACGAAACGACGCAGGGCTTCACACGATCTCTCCCGACCGATCAACGGTACCAAGTTATCAGGCCAATGGCCCCATAACACTGCTCAAAACACAATAAATTCAGAAAAAGGTCATGGAGCTGCGTCCGTCAACCCGGAATCGTCAGATCCCACCGATGATGACCCGTTAGCACAGCCTGCAACACCGCGAGACTCATCGGGACCACAGGAGGATGTCACATTGAGAGACGTGGAAAATTCGGAACATGCGCCAGGGCCACCCACAGTGGAATCGGCAAACGCTTCGTTTGGCGCTGAGAAACCGGTCGAGCCTCCGCTATCTAGAGGCCTGACCCCGTTGCCCAGTCCTAGACTCAAAGTGCCCGAAGGTTGCCCCGAGATCACGCCTGGCCGCATAATGATGGGACCTGGCCCATCGTTCACGTCATCCCCTCCTAGTGTGCCCGTCGATGCGCCGCGTTTTCGTTCTAGAACAGACATGCTGGCACACACAAGAAGCTCCTCGCCGCTCTCGTCACCGCCTCCCATTTCTTATGACCCTTATCAGGAGTCACCAGAGGGGTCGTCATGCTCGTCGAGCGGATCATCATCTCGGTCAGAGAGTGAGGAGCCATCTTCCGTGTCCACGCCACTCCTCACATCGCAAACGTCGTACGCCTCCTCTGGTCGAATGTCGCTACCACACATGAAAGGCAAGGATCTTTTTGACGCGCAAATCTGGTCTTGCCCACTCAAGACGTCTGTCTTCTACACATTCGCGACCACGTTGAGAAACAAGGTCCGCACCGCTCAGCCTACGAACAGTCATCGGTTTGTCAGTGTCTTGCGGGATAGCAGAAAACTGGTCCGGTGTTACACCCAAAATATTGATCAGCTTGAAGAGCGCGTCGGTCTTTCAACATCGCTCACGTTGGGCGCTGGAAGCCGCTATCGTTTTTCCGCCAGAGCAGGACGCAGCTCTGCTGTGAGCCGGAGCTTGCTGaagggccccgaggtctcGGATCTCTCAGGGGATGGATGCTCGCAGCAGGACTCGGAGCAGCCTCCCGCATCACAGACCGAACTTGAATCACAGGAATTGAAAGATGAATCTGGCAGTGGAGAGCCTGAGGGCAAGCAGGAACATGATGGGTCTGGGTCAGACTCCTCGCAAGCGGTTCCTAGCTCATCACAGCCCCCATCTTCACAACCTGCGCCATCGGGACCAAAACGTGGTGTCGAGTGTGTTTTCTTACACGGTTCCTTGGCAGAACTGCGATGCTTTGTGTGTGCGAAAACGGCAACCTGGGAAGACGAACGGCAAGCTGAGACTCTGGCTGGTCGCCAACCCACCTGCCCACATTGCGCAggagcaacagcagctcgggaagaaaaaggaaaacgTGCCCTTGGCGTTGGCAAACTCCGACCTGACATTGTGCTCTACGGTGAAGAACATCCCCATGCTCACCTCATTAGCCCTTTGGTGCAACATGATTTATCGTTGGGTCCAGACATGCTGCTCATCCTTGGCACCAGCATGCGCGTCCATGGGCTAAAGGTTCTCGTCCGGGAATTTGCCAAGGCAGTACACGATCGAGGAGGAAAGGTTGTGTTTGTGAACTTTACGAAGCCACCGGAGAGTGTGTGGGCTGATGTCCTCGATTTTTGGGTGCAATGGGACTGCGATGCTTGGGTCGAGGATCTCCAACATCGAAAACCTGCCCTGTGGCTTCCTCCCGGTACTGTCCTCCCAGATCaagtcaaagtcaaaggGGCAAAGGGTCCACGGAGGCAGAGCGGCGGTGAAACAGGCAAGCGAAAGGAGCCAGCCGACACGGCGTCTAAGAAGCGCAAAGAGGTGGATGGACCAAATcgcaagaagcagaagcgcGAGATCGATGAGGTGGCGGACTCGGTCATTGTAGCACTTGATCCGGCAGATGTGCGAgagccctctcctccgccagcttTGGAGGTGCCAGTCATACCCGTCACACCACCAGTACCATCGCCGCCGACAGCACCTCCTGTTCGACCTGAGGTGGTTCGCGAAATCCCACGTCTTCGGCcagaagctcctcctcggccgagaGAAATGGCCATGACGACCGATAGGCTTCCTCCGCCAATACCTCTGCCAGGCCCGTCGCCGTTATCCATGTCAATGACCATATCGCCGCCTCCTAAGCCAACACGATCAgctccaccatcacctcccgcAGCCCCAGTTATCCCCGAACTCAAACCTATTCCACGACGACCAGCAAATAGGGTCGTTGCACGCGAGCCTAAACTGAACCCCGATGCAAAACGACCTGCTTCGATACGAGATCACAAGCTGAATGGAGCCTATCTTACCTTCAAGATACTGGGTGATCTGAAAAGGATTACCGGCGAACCACCAGTCGCGTTCTACACACCTTCCCCTAGTCCGGTTGCTTCGAGGCCAAAACCAAAACGGGCTCGCAAGTCAGCGCCTAGTGCTCTTCAGGGCGTTGGCCTAGAATCTGTAGACTCCactttgatgatggaggatgaCGTCGGAGCTAATGACTCGAGGGATCAAGCTCATGAAAGTTCAGAGGTTAAGGATGAACGGGTCACCAACCCCATGGATGGAGCGGTTGGCGTCCCCGACATCCCTGTCAGCCAAGCAGTCTCCTCGATATCCGCCATGGTCAAGAGCCGGAGGCGGAAGCGAACAGCATGGCGGATGATACGGGGTGTGGAGACGCAGGTCTCACTGGATGACAACGGCGAGGTGGTGCTACCTCTGCCGCTTCCTCACACCGCCGCTACATTCAGACCTTTACCTAGCCCTTCGTTCCGGGCTCTTCCCGAACCTCGGACAACACCAGTGGCTTCTCCCGTGACATGTCAACCAAGCTCTAACCCTTTTGCAAGCATTGAAAATGGGTTCCAGGACACGGATAGACTTATCGACAAGCTGCGAGAACAGTCACGACCGAGCACGCCTTTGCGCTTCCAGTTTCCGCCGCTGAAcatccccgcccccaccgAGCAATCCCCACCAAAGCTCGAGACTTTGGAGCCCAAGGTGACCTCACCCGGCCCGCTCACAGCCAACAATGTGATGTCGCCCATCTTTGCCAAGCCAAGGAACCCATTCTTCTTTGCAGACCCTCTGGCTGGCGGCCTGGCCTTTCCACCAACATGGCATCAGCATCAgttccatcaccatcaagcaACGACTTCGATGGAACGGACCACCTCGCAGCAGAGCGCCACATCCCACCAAAAGAGAGGGTCTTGGAATCCAGAGGACCAATTGCGGCAagaggagcgggagcgggaagTCGCTATGATGCTAACAATGATGAGCAATTCACATGGCATGGGGTACGCGGGAGTATAA
- a CDS encoding hypothetical protein (EggNog:ENOG503PQM7): MIRTVLARRAIVRNTRQFHSTPFRREAIKQDGPDGTTSTATGSNRSLVLLGAAIIGVAGTYGMMMGSPRTVVPDDTSKQPVSGTSSTSARANQASGKLDPNNPK, from the exons ATGATCAGAACAGTCCTTGCCCGACGTGCCATCGTGCGCAACACCCGCCAATTCCACAGCACACCCTTCAGACGCGAAGCTATCAAGCAGGACGGTCCAGATGGAACCACCTCGACAGCTACCGGCTCCAACAGATC ACTCGTCCTGCTGGGCGCCGCCATCATCGGAGTCGCGGGTACATAcggcatgatgatgggcagcCCGAGAACTGTGGTTCCCGACGACACGTCCAAGCAGCCCGTCAGCGGtacatcatccaccagcgCGAGAGCCAACCAGGCGAGCGGGAAGCTTGACCCTAACAACCCCAAATAA